From Mycobacterium colombiense CECT 3035:
CGTATTCGGCAACCGGCACCATGTTTTTCAGCATCCGGTGCACCAGGATGACGTCGAGGCCGGCCAGCTCGACGTGGCGCTTCACCTTCTGATCCGCCACCTCGCCCACGTGCACGACGAACTTGAGCGACAGCTTCTCCAGCTGTTCACAACTCGCGCATTCGCAGGCGATGTCGGCTTTCATCCGCTCGCGGCGCTCCAGGAACGACGCGCGCATCCGTGACAGGCGATCGCACACCACCTCTTTGGCGTGACTGTCCGGCGCCCAGAAGAACGCCGCGTCACCCTCGAGTTTGGCCAGCTTCAGACCCTTGGCGGCGTTGATGACCGACTCCAACAGGCCGGCAACCGTCAGCTGGGCATGGGCAAGGTGCGTCCGGTTCCACTGCATGTAATGCGTGTACCCGCCGATGTCGGCTATGAGCAGAACCGCGCGCCGAATTGCCATAAATAAGCCAGTTTAGTAGCCCTTCGGGCCCAGCTCAATGAATCTGCTACTAGACGAATTCGCGTCGGCGCGAGAGGCTAACAGGGGTGCCGGTTCACCGGAGGAGCTGATATGCATGTGCTGCGAACCCCGGACTCCCGATTCGAAAACCTGGAGGACTACCCGTTCGTTGCGCATTACCTCGATGTGACCGCGAGCGACTCCCGGCCGCTTCGCATGCACTACCTCGACGAGGGCACCATCGAAGGGCCGCCGATCGTTCTGCTGCACGGCGAGCCGACGTGGAGCTACCTCTACCGCACGATGATCCCGCCCCTGACCGATGCCGGGAACCGCGTGCTCGCGCCCGATCTGATCGGCTTCGGCCGTTCGGACAAGCCCAGCCGGGTCGAGGATTACACCTACCAGCGTCACGTGGAGTGGGTGATCTCGTGGTTCGAGCATCTCAACCTCAGGGACGTCACGCTGTTCGTGCAGGACTGGGGGTCGCTGATCGGGCTGCGCATCGCCGCCGAACAGCCCGACCGCATCGGGCGGCTGGTGGTCGGCAACGGTTTCCTCCCGACGGCGCAACGACGCACCCCACCGGCCTTCTACGCGTGGCGCGCCTTCGCGCGCTACTCCCCCGTCCTGCCCGCCGGCCGCATCGTCAGCGCCGGGACCGTCCGCCGGGTGCCGTCGAAAGTGCGGGCCGGTTACGACGCACCCTTCCCGGACAAGACCTATCAGGCCGGGGCCCGCGCGTTTCCTCAGCTCGTGCCCACCTCGCCCGCCGACCCGGCGATCCCGGCCAACAGGAAGGCGTGGGATGCCCTCGGCCGCTGGGAAAAGCCGTTCCTCGCCATCTTCGGCGCGCGGGATCCCATCCTCGGGCGGGCGGACAGCGCGCTGATCAAGCACATTCCCGGCGCCGCGGGCCAGCCACACGCCCGGATCAACGCCAGCCACTTCATTCAAGAGGACCGCGGACCCGAACTGGCCGAGCGCATCCAGTCGTGGCAGCAGGCCTGGCTCTGAGCGCCGTTAGCAGGTGTCGACCGGCGCCGGAACCCAGGGTCAGACGATAGTCACCGTTGACGTGCGCCCGATGTGAATCGCGTTGGCAACAGCGGTAATCCGCCCTGCGGAGCCAGTCCGCGCGTGGATCCACCTGGGGCTGAATCGATCTCCCGGCACACGGGACGACGGGCCACCCGGCGCCACCCCCGGTGACGTCAACGGGTAACCGCGAGTACGGCTTCCGCGAGCTCGGGGCGGCACACCACCAGATCGGGCAGCTTGGGGTCCGGCTGGTTGTAGGCCAGGGCCGACCCGTCGATGCGAGAGGTGTGCAGCCCGGCGGCCCGCGCCACGGCCACCGGTGCGGCGGAGTCCCATTCGAACTGACCGCCGGCATGCACGTACACGTCGGACAGTCCTTGGACGATCGAGGCGACCTTGGCTCCGGCCGAACCCATTTCCACCAGGACTCCGTCCAGAGCGTCGCGCACGTTCAACGCGACGGCCGGTGGACGGGTCCGCGACACCACGATGCGCGGCTTGCCCGGCGCGGCGGGAGGCGAATTCACGTCGGGAGTCGCCAGCGTGATGCCCTGGGCCGGTAGCGCCACGGCGCCGGCGACCAGCTCGCCGGACTGCCACAGCGCGACGTGCACCGCCCAGTCGTCGCGTCCCAGCTCGGAGAATTCCCGCGTGCCATCCAGCGGATCGACGATCCAGACGCGGTCGGAGCGCAATCGCACCGGGTCGTCGGCACCCTCCTCGGACAGCACCGCATCATCCGGCCGCTCGGCGGCAAGCGCCTCCATCAAGAAGTCGTGGGATCGCTTGTCCCCCGCGGCTTTCCGGTCGTTCGCTTCGGCGCCGGCGAACTCTTCCCGGACCCCGAGTAATAGCCGACCGGCCTCGGTGGCCAACCGTGCGGCCAGATCATGGTCATTCATCGACAGCTCCACGGAATCCTTAATATGTTGGTAGCGATGACCAACTTTACCCTGTCATCCCTTCGGCGGGCACCCACCCCAGCGGAAAAGTTTCACCCGTAATCTGGTGATCGTGAGCGGCAACGCCAACGTCCCATTATTGAGGCGGTTGCGGCACACCTCGCGGGGGCGATTGACCGGGGCCGGCATTGTCGCGGCGGTGGTGCTGGTCGGGGTCCTCACCGTGGTGGGCGTGCAGCTGACCCAAGGCCAGCACAGCGCGACGGCACCCAGCACGCAGCCGTCGCAGTCAGCCCCGGAGAGCTTCGCCATTCCGGGCTGCTACAACCCGTCCGTCCCGCCGGTTGCGCGGCCGAAGCGGCTCAACGTGCTGGGCTGCGCCAGCGTGGCCGTTGCGCTGCAGGACATGTCGTGGAGTTCGTGGGGGCCGCAGGGCGCCGACGGGACCGGCACGGCGGTGTTCAAGCTCTGCGACCCGAACTGTGCGGCGGGATCTCAGCTGACCGAACCGGTGGTCGTGCACGCGTGGAATCCGCAGCAGCCGCGGCGCGAGGCCATCTGCCAGGTCGGCCTGGAAATTTTCGCCGACATGATTCTGGCCTTCCCCCACGGCACGCCACCACCGAACGTGCAGAAGATGAACACTCAGTACAACGGCGCGCCGGCCGTGCACTTCGCCAATTATTCGAGCGGCGACACGCGCGGCACCCAGTTCATCGGCTACACGTTCTGCAACTAGCCGGTGGTGAACTGCCTTGCGCCGGTTCAGGCTTGACGGCGGCGACCCGCCTTCGACCCGGCGCCGCTAGACCTCGATGACGACAGCGCCACCCTGGCCGCCGCCGGCACACATCGCGGCGACACCGATGCCGCCGCCGCGGCGGGCGAGCTCGTAGACCAACGTGGTCACCATGCGCGCACCCGAGGCCGCGATCGGGTGACCGAGGCTGCAGCCGCTGCCGGAGAAGTTCACCTTCTCCTCGTCGATGCCGTATTCGCGGCACGCCGCGATCGGGACGGACGCGAACGCCTCGTTGATCTCCCACAGCGCCACGTCGCCGGGCGACAGGCCGGCCCGCTGCAGCACCTTCCCGATGACCTTGACGGCACCGAGACCACAATCGCGGGCCGGGACGCCCGCGGCGGCCCACGCCTTGACCGTGCCCATGACGTTGAGCTTGTTGGCCGCGGCGTAATCGCGATCGACCAGGGCCACGCCGGCGGCGGCGTCGTTGGTGCCACTGCTGTTACCCGCGGTAATCGAGAAGCCCTCGATTTCGGGGTGCAGCACCTTGAGGCCGGCGAGCTTCTCGACGGTGGTGTCGCGCCGCGGATGCTCGTCCACCGCGAACTCGGTGACCGAGCCGTCGAACTGGGTGATCTTCAGCGGCAGGATCTCGTCGACGAACTTGCCGGCGTCCTGGGCCGCAACGGCGCGTTGATGCGAGCGGGCCGCCCAAGCGTCCATCTCCTCGCGTGTGATGCCGACCGCCTGCGCGGTGTTCCAGCCGACCGTGATCGACATGTCCTTGGCGGGCGCGTCCGGCGTCTCCACGTGCGTCGGCGGCATCCAGCGCTCCTCGAACTTCAGCTCGGGGCCGGGGATCCGCCAGTTGGTCAACGGCGTCATCGACAGCGACTGCACACCGCCTGCGATGAGCACGCGCTCCATGCCCGAGCCGATCTGCGCCGCGGCGTTGCCGATGGCCGTCAGGCTGCCCGCGCAGTGCCGGTTGACCGACTGCCCCGGGACGTGGTCCAGGCCCGTCGCGGTCGCGGCGTAACGCGCGAGATCTCCACCGCCGTAATGTGATTCGGCGAAGATGATGTCATCGATATCGGCGGGGTCGACGCCCGACCTGCGGACCACCTCGGGCAGCACGGCGGTGATCAGGGTCTCGGGCGGCGTGTTGACCAGCGTGCCCTTGAACGAACGGCCGATCGCGGTCCTGGCGGCTCCGACGATGACGGGTGTTCCCATGTTCTCAACCTCGTTGTTGTGGGCGGTCAGACGCCGCGAATCGTATCAAATACTGTATAGGCAATAGTAATGGTCTAAATTCAGTGGGCCGGGCTCCTGTGACGGCGCTAACAATTAAGCGGTTCGGGTAAACACGGAGGCCAAGCCGTTGAAGACCAAAGGTGCGCTGGTCTGGGAACTGAACGAGCCGTGGTCGGTCGACGAGATCGAAATCGGAGATCCGCGCCGTGGCGAGGTGACCGTCCAGCTGGAAACGGCCGGGTTGTGCCACTCCGACCACCATCTGATGACGGGTGACTTCCCCATCCCGAGCTATCCGGTCCTGGGCGGTCACGAGGGTGCCGGCATCATCACCGAGGTCGGCGATGGCGTCGAGCACCTGGCCGTCGGCGATCACGTCGTCATGTCCTTCATCCCGTCCTGCGGGGAATGCACACCGTGCCAGACGGGGCTGCGCAACCTGTGCGACCTCGGCATGGGCCTGTTGTCGGGTCAATCGGTTTCCGACGGATCCTTCCGCGTCACCGCACGGGGCCGCGACGTCATCCCGATGTCGCTGCTGGGCACCTTCGCCCCGTACGTGGTGGTGCACCACACCTCGGTGGTCAAGATCGACCCGTCGATCCCGTTCGACGTGGCCTGCCTGGTGGGCTGCGGGGTGACCACCGGCTACGGCTCGGCGGTGCGCAGCGCGGCGGTCTCGCCGGGTGAGGACGTCGCGGTCATCGGCATCGGGGGCGTCGGCGTCGCCGCCCTGCAGGGCGCCCGCATCGCCGGGGCCCGGCGCATCTTCGCCGTCGATCCCTACGAATGGAAGCGTGAGCAGGCACTCAAGTTCGGCGCCACAACGGCTTTCGCGGACGTGGGCAGCGCGGCGGCCGGCATCGCCGAGGCGACGCGAGGGTTCATGTGTCACAAGGTGATCGTCACCGTAGGCCACGTGGAGGGCAAGGACGTCGAGTCGTGGATGGGGCTGACGGCCAAGGGCGGGGTGTGCTGCCTCACCGGCATGGCCAGTGTGCTGGCCAACGAGGTCACGCTCAATCTCGCGGGACTCTCGCTGTTGCAGAAGAGCTTGCAGGGCAGCATCTTTGGCGGCGGAAACCCCCAGTACGATATTCCCGCGATCCTCGAGCTCTACAAGCTGGGCCAGCTCAACCTCGACGACATGGTGACGCGCGAATACACCCTCGATCAGATCAACGACGGCTATCGCGACATGCTCGAGGGCCGCAACGTGCGCGGCATCATCCGCTACACCGACGCCGACCGCGCGTGAGCACTGGCCGCAATGGGCACAATGACTTCATGACCATCAGACCTCTCGATGCCCGTGACACCACGCAGCAACTCGCCTACCGGGTCGCGGCCATGCTGCTCGGCATCGGAACCCTGCACTTCGTCGCGCCCAAACCGTTCGACTCCATCATCCCGGCAGAACTGCCCGGAAGCCCGCGGCTCTACACCTACGGATCGGGCGTCGCCGAGCTGGCGGTCGGGGCGCTGCTGGTGCCACAGCGCACCCGGCGCTCGGCCGCGCTGGCCGCCGCGGCCCTGTTCATCGGCGTCTTCCCGGGCAACGTCAACATGTGCCGGTTGTGGTGGAGCAAACCGTGGCCCATGCGGATCGTCGCCTTGGCCCGCCTGCCGCTGCAGATTCCCATGATCACCACGGCACTAAAGATTCGGCGCAACAGCTGAAGCGGTGATCGCGGCAAACCGATTGCGCCGCAAGCGGAATCCTCAGCCAAGCGCACGGGAGGACTAAGTGAGCAGAACGGCGATCGCCGCAGTGCTCGCGATGGCGGCCGCGCTGATGGTCGGCGCCGGCGACGTCGTCCAGCAGCGATCCGCGCAACAGGTCACAGACCAGCCCGTCGGCACCTTCACCCTGTTCCGCCGGCTGCTGCGCGACCGGCAATGGTGGACCGGCAGCCTGGTGGCCGGCGCCGGATTCGGGTTCCAGGCCGCGGCACTGGGCCTGGGCTCGGTGGTGCTGGTGCAGGCGCTGCTGGTGACGTCGTTGCTGTTCGCCTTGCTCATCAGCGCGAGGGTGAACCACCGCAGAATCACACGCCGGCAAGGCATTTGGGCGGTGTTGCTTGCCGCCGCGGTCGCGGTGGTGGTGACGGTCGGTGATCCCCAGCAAGGCGCCCCGCGCGGGTCGGTGCAGACATGGACCATCGTGGCGTTGGTCATGGGCCCCGCGCTGATCCTGTGCGTGATCGGTGCGCGGATGTTCCCCGGTTCGGTCGGCGCACTGTTGCTGGGCCTGATGTCCGGTTCGCTGTGGGGGCTGTTTTCGGTGCTGACCAAGGGCGTGGTGGACCAACTGGACCGCGGCATCCCGGCGCTGTTGCGCACACCGGAGTTGTATGTGTGGGTGGTGCTGGCGATCGCGGCCACCGCCTGGGAGCAATCGGCGTTTCGGGCCGGCCCACTCACCGCGTCGCTGCCGGCGGTCACCGTCGCCGAGCCCATCGTGGGCTCGGCGCTCGGTATCACGGTGTTGGGTGAGACGCTGCACACCAACGACATCGGCTGGGTGGCCCTGGGCGTGTCGGTGGGCCTGATGGCGGCGGCGACGGTGGCGCTGGCCCACAGCCAGGCCAGCTACGCCCCGACCACTGACGAAAAGCCTTCTCCCGCAACGGAGAAGGCCTGAGGTCAACTCAGCCGTGAGCCGACCCGGTGGGCGGTGCCGTCGGGATCGACGTAGGCGAACTCCCGCAGGCCGTACGGTGTGCCCTGGGGGGCGAAAAGGCGCCCGTCGAGGTTTTCCAGTGCCGCCCACTCCGCATACAGCGCGTCGGCATCACTGACATAGAGGTACACGCTGGCGGCGGTGCGCAGCGGGTCGTGCTCGGCCCATTCGGTGAGGTGGATCGACACCGGCCCGCGGTCGGCGAACCCGTACCGTTCGGGCCCTTCGTATGCGCGGGCGTCGAAGCCGAGCCGGCGATACCGGCCGAGTGCGACGTCCAGGTCCCGGACCGGGACGATCGGGGATACCGAGGTGAAGTCGACTGCGGACACACAGCGAACATAGCCTTTAACTGCGATCTCGCTCGTGACGTCGGGTGCCGTCGTATGCTCCATGCGCATGAGGAGCCAGCTGACCGCGGCGGTCGTCGTCGCCACCACGATAGTGGTCGCGGGGTGCGGCGGTGGCCACCAGGGCGGCGGTGCTGCGTCGTCGACCACCACCACGACGGCCTCGTCGAAGGCTCCGCTCGAGCAGGGCGCGCTGCCCGATCTGATGCTCTCGCCGAGCGACATCGACACCGTGCTGGGTGCCACGGGGACGTCGAGCGATCCACCGATCACCAAGTTGCTGGAAGACCCGTTCAAGCGCGAGGACTACACCTTCCCCGCCGAATGCCGGTACACCATGCACGCGGCGCTGGCGTCCGTCTACGCCGACAGCGGGAACACCGCGGTCTACGGCTACCACGACCAGGCGCCGGCGCCCGCGGGCGCGGATCAACTGGAAAGCCCCGATGTCTATCAGGTCGTCGTGCTGTTCGGGTCCCCCGAACAGGCGAGCGCATTCTTCGCGACGTCGGCCCAGCGCTGGCCCGCCTGCGCCAACCGTCAGGACACCGTCCCCGCCGCCGACGGCAAACCGGAACTTCAGTGGAAGGTGGGCCAGGTTTCCAACGCCAACGGCGTTGTGAGCGTTCCGGTGACCCTGACCATCGTCGGGAACGGCGCGAGCGTGACCGTGCCCTGCCAGCGGGCGCTGACCGTCCGTAACAACGTCGTCATCGATATCGACGCGTGCCGCAAGGACATCGGGGACCTCGGCGTGAGCATCGCCAACCAGATCGCCGGAAAAATCGACAAGCAATAGTGTCAGCGGGATGCGGTGAACCCAATAGCCTTCTGCCGTTTACCTATTGGCTGTAGTCGTCGGCGGCCGCGGGAGCGTATGCTCTGGCGGCCGTGACGGTCCGACGATCGATTTGAAGCCGCATCGCGCCGCGATACCCGGTTTCGGGGTAGGTTGTCCGCGGGTTAGGTCGTACCGCCTTGAGGAGGGATACGTGGGCACATCGGAAAAGGCGTCCAAGCCGCGCGCCGGGCAGCCGGTCATCCACCTCTCGCAGCTGTTGCGCGCGCCCGTGCTGGCGCGCGCCGGAGAAACCGTGGGGCGCGTCGAGGACGTGATCGTGCGGCTGCGCGGCGCCGAGGAGTATCCGTTGGTGGCCGGCATCGTGGCCGGGGTCGGCGGACGCCTGGTGTTCATCGGCGACAAGTCCATCGACGAGTACTCCGCGGACCGGGTTCTGTTGACCAAGAACAAGGTTGACCTTCGCGGGTTCGAACGGCGCGAGGGCGAGGTGTTGTTGCGCACCGATGTGCTGGGCCACCGGTTGATCGACGTGGCGACCGTCGAGCTGGTGCGCGCGTACGACGTCGAGCTGGAAGAGACCGGCGAGGGCTGGATGGTCACCCGCCTGGATACCCGCCGTCCCCCACGGTTGTTCGGGCTGATCAAGCATTCGGGCGGGCACGCGTCGCGCGATTGGAAGGCATTCGAGCCGCTGATCGGTCACGCGCGTTCCGATGCCGTGCGGCGTCTGTCGGATCGGTTCGGTGACCTCAAGGCCGCCGAAATCGCCGACCTTCTCGAGGAAGCGGACAAGGCCGAGGGCGGCGAGATCCTGGATCGGGTGCACAGCGACCCGGAGTTGGAGGCCGACGTCTTCGAAGAGCTGGATCCCGAGAAAGCCAGCCGGCTGCTCGATGACATGCCGGACAACGAGGTCGCCGCGCTGCTGGGCCGGATGCGCGCCGACGACGCCGCGGACGCCATCGTCGACCTGCGCCAGTCGCGGCGCCGCCGTGTGCTGGAGCTGATGCCGGCCCCGCAACGCACCAAGGTCATCACCTTGATGGGGTTCAACCCCGAAAGTGCCGGCGGGCTGATGAATGTCGACTCGGTGACATGCTCGCCCACCGCGACGGCGGGCGAGGCGTTGGCGTTGATTGCCGCCTCGCGCAGCATCCAGCCGGAAGCGCTGATCAAGGTGCACGTGCTCGACGAGGACAAGCGTCTCGACGGCGTCGTTTCGGTGATCACCCTGCTGCAGGTCGACCCTTCCGAAAAGCTGGGAGCCCTAATGGATTCCGATCCGGTGCGGGTGAACGCCGTCGCGGATCTGACCGATATCGCGCTGCTGATGGCCGACTTCAATCTCTACTCCATCCCCGTCGTCGACGAGCAGGACCGCCTACTGGGGGTGGTGACCGTCGACGACGTGCTGGAGGCGACCATTCCCGAAGACTGGCGACGCCGCGAGCCCGCGCCGCGGCCCATCCGCGAAATCGCCGCCGACGACCGTGACACACCGCCCACCGGAGGTAGCCCGCAGTGAGCTCCGGCGGCGAGAACACCACCGAGGCCGACCCGCAGGGTGCGGACGTGCAGCGCCCCGAGTCGGCGCAACGGCGCACCGCGGTGCTGGACAGCGCCCACCTGGGTGACATCGAGGGGGCGTTCGGGCGCATCAGCGTCGGCGAGACCGAGCACGCCCGGACCTGGCGGACGCGGCTGCTGACCCTGCTCGCGATCGTCGGGCCCGGCATCATCGTGATGGTCGGCGACAACGACGCGGGCGGGGTGGCCACCTACGCCCAGGCCGGCCAGAACTACGGCTACTCGCTGCTGTGGGTGTTGCTGCTGCTGATCCCGGTGCTCATCGTCAACCAGGAAATGGTGGTGCGACTCGGCGCGGTCACCGGGGTCGGGCACGCCCGGTTGATCAACGAACGCTTCGGCCGCGGCTGGGGCTGGTTTTCGGTCGGTGACCTGTTCCTGCTCAACTTCTTGACCATCGTCACCGAGTTCATCGGCATCAGCCTGGCCGCCGAATACATCGGCGTCTCCAAATACGTTGTGGTACCGATCTCGGCGGTCGCGTTGGTGGCGATCATGG
This genomic window contains:
- a CDS encoding 3'(2'),5'-bisphosphate nucleotidase CysQ, with protein sequence MNDHDLAARLATEAGRLLLGVREEFAGAEANDRKAAGDKRSHDFLMEALAAERPDDAVLSEEGADDPVRLRSDRVWIVDPLDGTREFSELGRDDWAVHVALWQSGELVAGAVALPAQGITLATPDVNSPPAAPGKPRIVVSRTRPPAVALNVRDALDGVLVEMGSAGAKVASIVQGLSDVYVHAGGQFEWDSAAPVAVARAAGLHTSRIDGSALAYNQPDPKLPDLVVCRPELAEAVLAVTR
- a CDS encoding DoxX family protein, translating into MTIRPLDARDTTQQLAYRVAAMLLGIGTLHFVAPKPFDSIIPAELPGSPRLYTYGSGVAELAVGALLVPQRTRRSAALAAAALFIGVFPGNVNMCRLWWSKPWPMRIVALARLPLQIPMITTALKIRRNS
- a CDS encoding DUF2652 domain-containing protein, translating into MAIRRAVLLIADIGGYTHYMQWNRTHLAHAQLTVAGLLESVINAAKGLKLAKLEGDAAFFWAPDSHAKEVVCDRLSRMRASFLERRERMKADIACECASCEQLEKLSLKFVVHVGEVADQKVKRHVELAGLDVILVHRMLKNMVPVAEYVLMTDPVAECLDEPMRELCMPLVHVFDGIGETSTHYIDLAAVQVPVVAPRRSLLRRLGATTRFELDSLPFTLGMKEPAQGFRNLGRGAEEVSA
- a CDS encoding DMT family transporter; the protein is MSRTAIAAVLAMAAALMVGAGDVVQQRSAQQVTDQPVGTFTLFRRLLRDRQWWTGSLVAGAGFGFQAAALGLGSVVLVQALLVTSLLFALLISARVNHRRITRRQGIWAVLLAAAVAVVVTVGDPQQGAPRGSVQTWTIVALVMGPALILCVIGARMFPGSVGALLLGLMSGSLWGLFSVLTKGVVDQLDRGIPALLRTPELYVWVVLAIAATAWEQSAFRAGPLTASLPAVTVAEPIVGSALGITVLGETLHTNDIGWVALGVSVGLMAAATVALAHSQASYAPTTDEKPSPATEKA
- a CDS encoding haloalkane dehalogenase, with amino-acid sequence MHVLRTPDSRFENLEDYPFVAHYLDVTASDSRPLRMHYLDEGTIEGPPIVLLHGEPTWSYLYRTMIPPLTDAGNRVLAPDLIGFGRSDKPSRVEDYTYQRHVEWVISWFEHLNLRDVTLFVQDWGSLIGLRIAAEQPDRIGRLVVGNGFLPTAQRRTPPAFYAWRAFARYSPVLPAGRIVSAGTVRRVPSKVRAGYDAPFPDKTYQAGARAFPQLVPTSPADPAIPANRKAWDALGRWEKPFLAIFGARDPILGRADSALIKHIPGAAGQPHARINASHFIQEDRGPELAERIQSWQQAWL
- a CDS encoding thiolase family protein, with the protein product MGTPVIVGAARTAIGRSFKGTLVNTPPETLITAVLPEVVRRSGVDPADIDDIIFAESHYGGGDLARYAATATGLDHVPGQSVNRHCAGSLTAIGNAAAQIGSGMERVLIAGGVQSLSMTPLTNWRIPGPELKFEERWMPPTHVETPDAPAKDMSITVGWNTAQAVGITREEMDAWAARSHQRAVAAQDAGKFVDEILPLKITQFDGSVTEFAVDEHPRRDTTVEKLAGLKVLHPEIEGFSITAGNSSGTNDAAAGVALVDRDYAAANKLNVMGTVKAWAAAGVPARDCGLGAVKVIGKVLQRAGLSPGDVALWEINEAFASVPIAACREYGIDEEKVNFSGSGCSLGHPIAASGARMVTTLVYELARRGGGIGVAAMCAGGGQGGAVVIEV
- a CDS encoding sensor domain-containing protein: MRSQLTAAVVVATTIVVAGCGGGHQGGGAASSTTTTTASSKAPLEQGALPDLMLSPSDIDTVLGATGTSSDPPITKLLEDPFKREDYTFPAECRYTMHAALASVYADSGNTAVYGYHDQAPAPAGADQLESPDVYQVVVLFGSPEQASAFFATSAQRWPACANRQDTVPAADGKPELQWKVGQVSNANGVVSVPVTLTIVGNGASVTVPCQRALTVRNNVVIDIDACRKDIGDLGVSIANQIAGKIDKQ
- a CDS encoding bleomycin resistance protein encodes the protein MSAVDFTSVSPIVPVRDLDVALGRYRRLGFDARAYEGPERYGFADRGPVSIHLTEWAEHDPLRTAASVYLYVSDADALYAEWAALENLDGRLFAPQGTPYGLREFAYVDPDGTAHRVGSRLS
- a CDS encoding NDMA-dependent alcohol dehydrogenase → MKTKGALVWELNEPWSVDEIEIGDPRRGEVTVQLETAGLCHSDHHLMTGDFPIPSYPVLGGHEGAGIITEVGDGVEHLAVGDHVVMSFIPSCGECTPCQTGLRNLCDLGMGLLSGQSVSDGSFRVTARGRDVIPMSLLGTFAPYVVVHHTSVVKIDPSIPFDVACLVGCGVTTGYGSAVRSAAVSPGEDVAVIGIGGVGVAALQGARIAGARRIFAVDPYEWKREQALKFGATTAFADVGSAAAGIAEATRGFMCHKVIVTVGHVEGKDVESWMGLTAKGGVCCLTGMASVLANEVTLNLAGLSLLQKSLQGSIFGGGNPQYDIPAILELYKLGQLNLDDMVTREYTLDQINDGYRDMLEGRNVRGIIRYTDADRA
- a CDS encoding magnesium transporter MgtE N-terminal domain-containing protein, translating into MGTSEKASKPRAGQPVIHLSQLLRAPVLARAGETVGRVEDVIVRLRGAEEYPLVAGIVAGVGGRLVFIGDKSIDEYSADRVLLTKNKVDLRGFERREGEVLLRTDVLGHRLIDVATVELVRAYDVELEETGEGWMVTRLDTRRPPRLFGLIKHSGGHASRDWKAFEPLIGHARSDAVRRLSDRFGDLKAAEIADLLEEADKAEGGEILDRVHSDPELEADVFEELDPEKASRLLDDMPDNEVAALLGRMRADDAADAIVDLRQSRRRRVLELMPAPQRTKVITLMGFNPESAGGLMNVDSVTCSPTATAGEALALIAASRSIQPEALIKVHVLDEDKRLDGVVSVITLLQVDPSEKLGALMDSDPVRVNAVADLTDIALLMADFNLYSIPVVDEQDRLLGVVTVDDVLEATIPEDWRRREPAPRPIREIAADDRDTPPTGGSPQ